The window AGGCGGCGCACCACCGGCAGTACCGTGGCCGTGTCCTCGATCCAGGTGAAGTGCGCGGCGACGGTGTCCCGGCCGTAGGAGGGGCTCAGCCACTGCTCGTCGGCGGCGACGGTGCGGATCTCGCACGTCTGGAGCACCGGGGCGACCGTCTCCCGGATCCCGTCGAGCGCGTGCAGGAGGTCGAGGGCGTACCGGCGCGGCAGCAGGTACTCCGACTGCAACTCGGCGCCGCTGCTCGGGGTGAACTCGGCGCGGAAGTGCGGCAGTCGCTCGTGCCAGGGTCCGGGCACGCCGAACTGCTCCGTGCAGTTCTCCGCCGGCATGCCCGGCACCGGGTGCAGTGCGACCTTGGCCGGTACCGCCCAGGGGAAGGCGGGCAGCGGCTTGTCGGTGCGCCGCTTGAGCCACACCTGGCGGAAGCCCGGGTCGCGCCAGTCGGTGAACAGGCTGACGCTGTACGCGGCGGCCGCCACCGTCTCGTAGTCCAGCCCCTCCAGCGGGAGTTCGGTGAACAGGTGCTGCTCGACCTCGTAGGCGGGCTCCAGGTCGAGGGTGAGGGCGGTGACCACGCCGAGCGCGCCGAGGGAGGTGACGGCCCCGCCGAACCGCGGGTCGCCCCGGCCGATGACGGCCGTCGAGCCGTCGGCGGTGACGATCTCCACCTCCCGCACGGGGGCGGCCAGCGGTCCGTTGCCGACGCCGGAGCCGTGGGTGCCGGTCGCCACCGAGCCGGCCACCGAGATGTGCGGCAGGGAGGCCATGTTGGGCAGGGCGAGGCCGTGCGCGTGCACCCGGCGGGCGAGTTGCGCGTACCGGAGGCCGCCGGCCACCCGGACCGTGCGGGCCGCCGTGTCGACGTCGGCCTCTGCGGGCATCGCCTCCAGGGAGAGCAGGGTGCCCCCGGCGCCCGGGTCGGCGATCTCGTTGAAGGAGTGCCCGCTGCCCAGCACCCGCACCCGCGCACTGCGGGCGACCAGCTCCCGCACCGCGTCGAGCGAGCCCGGCCGGTCCACCTCCGCGGCGCTGTAGGTGATGTTCCCCGCCCAGTTGGTCACGGTCGTCCCGGTCATCCCGTTGTTCCTCGCCCTCACACCACGGCCCACAAGGTCACGGGGGAACGTACCCGACGTCCACCGAAGGGCGGTTCACGGCCTCCGTGCGGGGGACCCGGCACGACCTGCGCGCGAGCGTAGGCATACCGTGAGAAGTCGTACACGCGAGTCGGGAGGAGACAACGGGATGGGCAGCCGTACCGAGCTGGTCGAGGATCTGATGGAGCGCTTCCCGCATGTGCCGCGGGAGGCCGTCTTCAAGGAGGATCTGCTCCGCGGCGGCGTGGCCTTCGACCCGTCCGCGCTCAGTGACAACGAGAGCGGTGAGGTCAAGCCGAAGTCGTACTTCATCTTCTCCTTCGACCACGGCACGCTGCCCGAGCTGGGGGAGGCCGCGCTGCGGCGGCCGCCGGAGGAGATCATCCTCACCGGCGGACCGTACGACCTGCGGCGGACCGTCGTCTCCGTACGGGTGAATCCCGCCTCGCCCTACCGCGTCGCCGCCGACGACGAGGGGCTGCTCGGGCTCTACCTGGACGGGAAGCGGATCGCCGACGTCGGTGTGCCGCCCATGCCCGAGTACTACCGGCACACGCTGTCCAACGGGAAGTCCGTGATGGAGGTCGCCCCGACCATCCAGTGGGGCTACCTGATCTACCTCACCGTCTTCCGGGTCTGCCAGTACTTCGGCGCCAAGGAGGAGTGCCAGTACTGCGACATCAACCACAACTGGCGCCAGCACAAGGCGGCCGGCCGGCCCTACACCGGCGTCAAGGACGTCGAGGAGGTCCTGGAGGCGCTGGAGATCATCGACCGGTTCGACACCCAGAAGGCGTCCACCGCCTACACCCTCACCGGTGGCGCCGTCACCTCCAAGGTGGCGGGCCGCGACGAGGCCGACTTCTACGGCCACTACGCCAAGGCCATCGAGGAGCGCTTCCCCGGCCGCTGGATCGGCAAGGTCGTCGCGCAGGCGCTGCCGAAGCCGGACGTGCAGCGGTTCAAGGACTACGGCGTGCAGATCTACCACCCCAACTTCGAGGTGTGGGACCGCCGTCTGTTCGAGCTGTACTGCCCGGGCAAGGAGCGCTACGTCGGCCGCGACGAGTGGCACCGCCGCATCCTGGACTCCGCCGAGGTGTTCGGCGCGCGCAACGTGATCCCCAACTTCGTGGCGGGCGTGGAGATGGCCGAGCCGTTCGGCTTCACGACCGTCGACGAGGCCATCGCGTCCACCACCGAGGGCCTGCGCTTCTTCATGTCGCACGGCATCACGCCCCGCTTCACCACGTGGTGCCCGGAGCCCACCACCCCGCTCGGCAAGGCCAACCCGCAGGGCGCGCCGCTGGAGTACCACATCCGGCTCCTGGAGGCCTACCGCGCCACGATGGACGACTTCGGTCTCTCCTCGCCCCCCGGCTACGGGCCGCCCGGCCCCGGCCACGCGGTGTTCTCGGTCAGCTCCTTCATGGACAGCCTGCCGGCGGCGGAGGAGACGCCCCAGGAGACCGAGGGGGCGGCGAAGTAGCCGTCAGACACGCGTTTTCGGGTCCCGTGAGTCGATTGGGGGCTTCGGTCCTTACTACGGAGCGGAGTTGAGGACCACGGGATCCGTCACGACAATTGCATACGTGGCTTGTCAGTTGTGTCAAAGGCGTGAAAAGCTCGTGCTCTACCCCGAGGTGCCCCCCAACTTCTCCCTGAGCGCAGAGAGTTGACCTCGCCCGTGGATGCAGGAGACCCATGCCCGACCTGCCGAGCTCCAAGGACGCGACCGAGGCCGCGCTGCTTGCCGAGTGCTGGGACGCCGTGCTCTCCTACGCCGACCTGTGCACGGTCGGCTCCGGTGAGGCCGGGCAACTCGCCGCGGAGGCCTTCGCGGCGGGCCTGCGCGAGGTCCGGGCCGCCGAGGCCGACGCGTCCCGGGGCCGCCGTACGCCCCGGCTGCCCGCGATCCCGCTGACGCTGGCCGCCGTGCGCACCACCGCCGCGTCCTGGGAGGCCGACGGACTCGGCGACCGGCTCGTTCCGGACCTGCGCCTGTGGCTCAACTCCGACCAGGCCGCCCGCTGGACCGGCCCGCCGCCGCGTCGCCCGCTCGCCCTGCGCACCCTGCGGGACCTCCAGGAGCCGGACGCCAGGCTCCTGTGGCTGGCCGAGGTGGAGGCGCTGCCGTCGACCGTGGTGGCCCGCCGGCTGGGCCTGGACCCCGCGCGGGTGTCCGAGGAACTCGACCAGGTGCGGACCCTGTTCCGGGACCGCTGCCGCCGCAACCACCTCGACACCCCGATGGACGCGGAGTGCCGCGGCTACGCCGGCCTGCTGGACGCGGTCACCCGCCCCGCGGCCGCCGCCGGGACCCCCGAGGACCTCTCCCGGCACCTCGCCACCTGCGAGGGGTGCGCGCAGGCCGCCGCCTGTCTGCGGCCGCACGGCGGCCAACTGCCCGCCGCGCTGGCCGGCGGAGTCATCGGCTGGGGCGGCCTCGCCTACCTGGAGCGCCGCCGCCGGGCCGCCGAGGTGCGCCTCGGCGCCCGCCGCCCCGCGGCGGCGGACAACGGCGGGGAGCCGCAGCAGGGCGCCGCGCGGGCGCGGATCGTGCGCGGCGGCCTGCTCGCCGCCGCGGTCGCCCTGTCCGGGCTGGCGCTGGCCGTGTCGATGATGCCGTTCGGCGGCTCCGCGAACGACGACGCGCACGACGACAACGCCCGCAGGCCGGTCACCGACGGGCGCCCGGCCCTCGACCCGGACGCCGGCCCGCCCGCCGTCGAGCCCCTGCCGTCCGCCTCCGCCTCCGTCGCGGCCTCGGCGTCCGCGGCCCACGAGTCGTCCGCGAGCGGCGCGGCGACCCGGTCAGGACGTGAGAACCCCGACCCGGAACCGCAGGGCACCGCCTCGGCCACCGCCGACGGGGGCGACTCGCCCGACCCGGGGACCGACGCCTCCGGGACGGGCGGTACGGGCTCCGGCGGTACCGGGTCCGGCGGCACGGGAACCGGCGGGCCGGAGAGCGGCGGGACAGGGGTCTGCCGGGTCGACTACGACCAGACGTACCAGTGGACCGACGGCTTCCAGGCCAAGGTCACCGTCACCACCGCACGCTCCCTGGACGCCTGGCGCGTCGCCTGGTCCTTCGCCGACGGGCAGCGGGTCGGCCAGATGTGGGACGCGACCGTCGCCCAGAGCGGCTCCCGCGTCACGGCCACCGCCGCCGAGTACAACAAGTCCGTCCCCGCGAACGGCACCCTGTCCTTCGGCTTCCTCGGCACCTGGGACGGGCGCAACTCCGCGCCGTACGACTTCACGCTCAACGGGCACAGCTGCGCGACGGGCTGACCCCGGACCCGCGAACGGCCCGGCGCCCCGGCCCGAGGAGTGACCCGAACGGCCCTGTCGGGCACCCGGACGGGACATGGAGGGTGGGACCGTGTGCCACCGGCACGCGGTATCCCCACCCGCACGCGGTACCCCGACCGCTGTCCCGACCCGGAAGGAATCCCGATGTCCGTCGAGACGCAGCAGGCAGCCGCCGGACTCACGGACGAGGAGCTCGCGACGCTGGACGCCCACTGGCGTGCCGCGAACTACCTCTCCGTCGGCCAGATCTACCTCATGGGCAACCCGCTGCTGGCCGAACCGCTGCGCCCGGAACACATCAAGCCGCGCCTGCTCGGCCATTGGGGCACCTCGCCCGGCCTCAACCTGGTCCACACCCACCTCAACCGCGTCATCAAGGCCCGCGACCTGAACGCCCTGTGCGTCTGGGGCCCCGGCCACGGCGGGCCCGCCGTGCTGGCCAACTCCTGGCTGGAGGGCTCGTACACCGAGACCTACCCGGACATCACCCGGGACGCCTCCGGCATGGCGCGGCTGTTCAAGCAGTTCTCCTTCCCCGGCGGGGTGCCCAGCCACGTCGCCCCCGAGACGCCGGGCTCCATCCACGAGGGCGGTGAACTCGGCTACTCCCTCTCCCACGCCTACGGCGCCGCGCTCGACAACCCGGACCTGGTCGTCGCCTGCGTCATCGGCGACGGCGAGGCGGAGACCGGCCCGCTGGCCGCGTCCTGGCACTCCAACAAGTTCCTCGACCCGGTGCACGACGGAGCGGTCCTGCCGGTCCTGCACCTCAACGGCTACAAGATCGCCAACCCGACCGTCCTGGCCCGCCTCCCCGAGGCGGAACTCGACGAACTGCTCCGCGGCTACGGCCACGACCCGGTCCACGTCACCGGTGACGATCCCGCCGCCGTGCACCGCGCCATGGCCGCGGCCATGGACACCGCCCTCGACCGCATCGCCGCCCTCCAGCGCGCCGCCCGTACCGACGGCGCCACCGAGCGGCCCCGCTGGCCCATGATCGTGCTGCGCACCCCCAAGGGCTGGACCGGCCCCGCCGAGGTCGACGGGGTGCCCGTGGAGGGCACCTGGCGCGCCCACCAGGTTCCGCTGGCCGGTGTCCGGGACAACCCCGAGCACCTGCGGCAGCTGGAGCGGTGGCTGCGCTCGTACCGCCCCGAGGAGCTGTTCGACGAGCACGGCGCCCCGCGCCCCGACGTGCTGGACTGCGTCCCGCACGGCACCCGCCGCCTCGGCGCCACCCCGCACGCCAACGGCGGCCTCCTGCTGCGCGAACTGCCGCTGCCCCCGCTGGAGAAGTACGCCGTCGAGGTCGACAAGCCCGGCGCCACCCTGCACGAGCCCACCCGCGTCCTCGGCGACCTGCTCGAGGACGTCATGGCCGCCACCACCGACCGGCGCGACTTCCGGCTCGTCGGCCCCGACGAGACCGCCTCCAACCGCCTCCAGGCCGTCTACGGCGCCAGCGGCAAGGCCTGGCAGGCCCTGACCCTGCCCGTGGACGAGCACCTCGACCCGCACGGCCGGGTGATGGAGATCCTGTCCGAGCACACCTGCCAGGGCTGGCTGGAGGGCTACCTCCTCACCGGCCGGCACGGACTGTTCTCCTGCTACGAGGCCTTCGTGCACATCGTCGACTCGATGGTCAACCAGCACATCAAATGGCTGCGCACCACCCGCCGGCTGCCCTGGCGGGCCCCCATCGCCTCGTTCAACTACCTGCTGACCTCGCACGTGTGGCGCCAGGACCACAACGGCTTCTCCCACCAGGACCCCGGCTTCGTCGACCACATCCTGAACAAGAGCCCCGAAGCGGTCCGGGTCTACTTCCCGCCGGACGCCAACACCCTGCTCTCCGTGGCCGACCACACGCTGCGCAGCCGCGACTACGTCAACGTGATCGTCGCCGGCAAGCAGCCCTGCTTCGACTGGCTCTCCATGGAGCAGGCCACGGTGCACTGCGCGCGCGGCGCCGGCATCTGGGACTGGGCCGGCACCGAGGACGGCACCCGCGAACCGGACGTCGTGCTGGCCTGCGCGGGCGACGTGCCGACCCAGGAGGTGCTGGCCGCCGCCCAGCTGCTGCGCCGGCACCTGCCCGACCTGGCCGTGCGCGTGGTCAACGTCGTCGACATCGCCCGGCTGCTGCCCAGCGAGGAGCACCCGCACGGGATGACCGACTTCGAGTACGACGGCCTGTTCACCCCGGACAAGCCGGTGATCTTCGCCTACCACGGCTACCCGTGGCTGATCCACCGCCTGGCCTACCGGCGGGCAGGCCACTCCCACCTGCACGTACGCGGCTACAAGGAGATCGGCACCACGACCACGCCGTTCGACATGGTGGTCAGCAACGACCTGGACCGCTACCGCCTGGTCATGGACGTCATCGACCGCGTCCCCGGCCTCGCGGTGCGCGCCGCCGCCGTCCGCCAGCGCATGGAGGACACCCGGCTGCGCCACCACGCCTGGATCCGGGAGCACGGCGTGGACCTGCCCGAGGTGGCGGACTGGTCCTGGGACGGCTGACCGGGGACGTTCCCGCCTCCGGCGCGCGGGGCGGCGGACAGGATCCCATCACCGGCGTGCGCGGACCAGGGCCGACCGGCCCTGGTCCGCGCACGTGCTTCGGGGAAGGATTCTTGAGGCAAGCCGACACATCACAAGGAGCGACCGATGGCGGACCGTGAGCAGGCCGGACCGGACACCCCGATCCGGGTCTTCCTCCTCGACGACCACGAGGTGGTACGGCGCGGGGTGCACGACCTGCTGAACGACGAACCGGACATCACGGTGGTGGGCGAGGCCGCCACCGCCGACCAGGCCCTGGTGCGCGTACCCGCCCTGCGCCCGGACGTGGCGGTGCTCGACGTGCGCCTGCCGGACGGCGACGGCGTGACCGTCTGCCGCGAGCTGCGCTCCCGCCTGCCGGAACTGGCCTGTCTGATGCTGACCTCGTTCGACGACGAGGAGGCACTGCTGGACTCGATCATGGCGGGCGCCTCCGGCTATGTGCTGAAGCAGATCCGGGGCTCGGACCTGGTCTCGGCGGTGCGCACCGTGGCGAGCGGCCAGTCGCTGCTCGATCCCAGCGCCACCACGAAGCTGATGGCCCGGCTGCGCGGTGGACAGCAGCCGCAGGAGGAGCCGGACACGCTGCCCGGACTGACCGACCGGGAACGGGAGATCCTGGCCCTGATCGGCGAGGGCCTGACCAACCGCCAGATCGGCCAGCGCCTCTACCTGGCCGAGAAGACGGTGAAGAACCACATCTCCCGCCTGCTCGCCAAGCTCGGCGTGGAGCGGCGCATCCAGGCCGCCGTCATCGCCACCCAGGCCAAGGACCGGCTGCGCGGAACCTCCTGACCCGGGGGAGGAGGACGGGCAGACCCCCGGTCGGCGGCCCGGCCACCCGAATGGACTGGCGCGGCGGCTACCAGGAGCGGCGCACACTCATGTCCGGGGCGCGGCGGACAGAAATGGACGGGAAGGACAATCCACTTCTCGCGGATCCTGATTGCGCGGTGCGCGGTTTTTCACCGCTTCCCCGCGTCTTCCGGTCCTTCCCGTCACTCCCATGACACCACACGGGCCGTCGCCGCACCAGGGCCGTCCGGCCCCGGCGGCCGGCCCGGCCCAGGTCGGGACCTGCGGGCCCTGCCGAGGGCCCGCTGAGCC of the Streptomyces sp. NBC_01788 genome contains:
- a CDS encoding FAD-binding protein; translated protein: MTGTTVTNWAGNITYSAAEVDRPGSLDAVRELVARSARVRVLGSGHSFNEIADPGAGGTLLSLEAMPAEADVDTAARTVRVAGGLRYAQLARRVHAHGLALPNMASLPHISVAGSVATGTHGSGVGNGPLAAPVREVEIVTADGSTAVIGRGDPRFGGAVTSLGALGVVTALTLDLEPAYEVEQHLFTELPLEGLDYETVAAAAYSVSLFTDWRDPGFRQVWLKRRTDKPLPAFPWAVPAKVALHPVPGMPAENCTEQFGVPGPWHERLPHFRAEFTPSSGAELQSEYLLPRRYALDLLHALDGIRETVAPVLQTCEIRTVAADEQWLSPSYGRDTVAAHFTWIEDTATVLPVVRRLEEALVGLDPRPHWGKVFTTPSAVLRERYPRLDDFRSLARELDPAGKFTNAFLADLLAP
- a CDS encoding radical SAM protein, encoding MGSRTELVEDLMERFPHVPREAVFKEDLLRGGVAFDPSALSDNESGEVKPKSYFIFSFDHGTLPELGEAALRRPPEEIILTGGPYDLRRTVVSVRVNPASPYRVAADDEGLLGLYLDGKRIADVGVPPMPEYYRHTLSNGKSVMEVAPTIQWGYLIYLTVFRVCQYFGAKEECQYCDINHNWRQHKAAGRPYTGVKDVEEVLEALEIIDRFDTQKASTAYTLTGGAVTSKVAGRDEADFYGHYAKAIEERFPGRWIGKVVAQALPKPDVQRFKDYGVQIYHPNFEVWDRRLFELYCPGKERYVGRDEWHRRILDSAEVFGARNVIPNFVAGVEMAEPFGFTTVDEAIASTTEGLRFFMSHGITPRFTTWCPEPTTPLGKANPQGAPLEYHIRLLEAYRATMDDFGLSSPPGYGPPGPGHAVFSVSSFMDSLPAAEETPQETEGAAK
- a CDS encoding cellulose-binding domain-containing protein produces the protein MPDLPSSKDATEAALLAECWDAVLSYADLCTVGSGEAGQLAAEAFAAGLREVRAAEADASRGRRTPRLPAIPLTLAAVRTTAASWEADGLGDRLVPDLRLWLNSDQAARWTGPPPRRPLALRTLRDLQEPDARLLWLAEVEALPSTVVARRLGLDPARVSEELDQVRTLFRDRCRRNHLDTPMDAECRGYAGLLDAVTRPAAAAGTPEDLSRHLATCEGCAQAAACLRPHGGQLPAALAGGVIGWGGLAYLERRRRAAEVRLGARRPAAADNGGEPQQGAARARIVRGGLLAAAVALSGLALAVSMMPFGGSANDDAHDDNARRPVTDGRPALDPDAGPPAVEPLPSASASVAASASAAHESSASGAATRSGRENPDPEPQGTASATADGGDSPDPGTDASGTGGTGSGGTGSGGTGTGGPESGGTGVCRVDYDQTYQWTDGFQAKVTVTTARSLDAWRVAWSFADGQRVGQMWDATVAQSGSRVTATAAEYNKSVPANGTLSFGFLGTWDGRNSAPYDFTLNGHSCATG
- a CDS encoding phosphoketolase family protein, coding for MSVETQQAAAGLTDEELATLDAHWRAANYLSVGQIYLMGNPLLAEPLRPEHIKPRLLGHWGTSPGLNLVHTHLNRVIKARDLNALCVWGPGHGGPAVLANSWLEGSYTETYPDITRDASGMARLFKQFSFPGGVPSHVAPETPGSIHEGGELGYSLSHAYGAALDNPDLVVACVIGDGEAETGPLAASWHSNKFLDPVHDGAVLPVLHLNGYKIANPTVLARLPEAELDELLRGYGHDPVHVTGDDPAAVHRAMAAAMDTALDRIAALQRAARTDGATERPRWPMIVLRTPKGWTGPAEVDGVPVEGTWRAHQVPLAGVRDNPEHLRQLERWLRSYRPEELFDEHGAPRPDVLDCVPHGTRRLGATPHANGGLLLRELPLPPLEKYAVEVDKPGATLHEPTRVLGDLLEDVMAATTDRRDFRLVGPDETASNRLQAVYGASGKAWQALTLPVDEHLDPHGRVMEILSEHTCQGWLEGYLLTGRHGLFSCYEAFVHIVDSMVNQHIKWLRTTRRLPWRAPIASFNYLLTSHVWRQDHNGFSHQDPGFVDHILNKSPEAVRVYFPPDANTLLSVADHTLRSRDYVNVIVAGKQPCFDWLSMEQATVHCARGAGIWDWAGTEDGTREPDVVLACAGDVPTQEVLAAAQLLRRHLPDLAVRVVNVVDIARLLPSEEHPHGMTDFEYDGLFTPDKPVIFAYHGYPWLIHRLAYRRAGHSHLHVRGYKEIGTTTTPFDMVVSNDLDRYRLVMDVIDRVPGLAVRAAAVRQRMEDTRLRHHAWIREHGVDLPEVADWSWDG
- a CDS encoding response regulator transcription factor, with the translated sequence MADREQAGPDTPIRVFLLDDHEVVRRGVHDLLNDEPDITVVGEAATADQALVRVPALRPDVAVLDVRLPDGDGVTVCRELRSRLPELACLMLTSFDDEEALLDSIMAGASGYVLKQIRGSDLVSAVRTVASGQSLLDPSATTKLMARLRGGQQPQEEPDTLPGLTDREREILALIGEGLTNRQIGQRLYLAEKTVKNHISRLLAKLGVERRIQAAVIATQAKDRLRGTS